GAGGTCGGATTTTGGAGTGAGTAAAAATATATTCCCCACATCGAGCCGCCATTGCGTTGTGGTTTGAGGAGAATAGTGGGTCATCTACGAATAGTTTACATTTTAAAACGTGCAATAATTGTCCGCGAGCCACATTTCTCGATTCTTTTGTTAAAATAGCATATTAAATATCCCAAATCAGTTAAAATATAGTGAAATGTTGTATCGGACACAAGATACTTTGAAGACAACGTAAAATCCAACATGGGAAGACGATGAACATCCTCCCTTACCAATAGTTGATTTACAGCCTCTATGTAAGTGTAAAATACCCACCAGAGAGTTGTTAccaatgtaaaaaaaagttttaaaattgcagaGGATGATTCTTTCCCCATCACAGGCATCAACAAAACATGAAGTAGCGTTTGACGATGAAGAAGATACCCAGTTGTGCGATGACCGTTAACGTTGAAAATCAAGAGGAATATTACATGGATTGAAAATACCTAGAGAGAATACGCATCGAGTCGAATTTAAAACCGAAAATAATGGTCCACAAAACGCGAAAATAAAGGCGAAGGAAACGAGTGCGGCGGGACCGCAACACCATCTAATATTACATGAAAGGccatgttttttgtgtgtgattgttaGCAATGGCGGATAAAGACGAATGGAGGCCCTAATCGGTCACACGAAAGTAGAGGCTTGATTGAAGCGTCTAGCAGGGGATTGTATCAAATATCCTAACCAGAGAAGGATTGAGTAGCAATTTTACTTGTGAGCGGTGCGTAGGTGCCAGTTTTGAGGCCCCTGGCCGACACAGATGATCGACACTTAAACAACCGAATACGATGGAACACATTAAAACTGAGGGAAATACACATTTAATCaattacttaaaaaaatagtataaTTGTTATTGATTCGTGATGTATTTTGTAGTTCTGACCTGCATGCACAATTCTAAAACATTCCTATGAATCACAGAAAGGCCTAAAGCCTAAAAGCCTGCCTTATAAGCTTGAAAATTACACGCGGCAAAGAACCCTAAAAAAGCTAAATGAAATTACGTACTTTTAATGGTTTGTATTGTAAATTGAGTGACAGAGCCGGCTGGCCACATGTACATACCATGTGCTGTTTTGCAGTGTTCTTCCATCCTCCGTTACTTGCAAATTCATCCATGCTTAGAGAGCGTACACTCCTTTTCCACTGCTAGTCACATTGGAATTGCTTCAGTCATTATTTGCACATAGAGGATTTATACATtctgttttcaatttttttcttcaaattcttcaaatcttctttttttttctttgtctagCCTGGATCCTAAATCAGCAGCTTCCATtcaaaaagaatcaaatttagTTTCCACAATTCacgaaaaacaaatgaattgCTTGCACTCTCCATCCTTTGCTCGTCATCATCCATTGATGTTTCTCAAACTCCATGCAATCATCCAAGGTAACACGATATCATCGTAAATAATTTCACTGGTGCATTGATCTATTTCTTCTCCGAGCTTGGATGTGTCTACTAGTGCCTTTTAAAAGTCCTAGATTTCGAAGCCTTCAATGGTTTACATGTTTAATAGAGCTGTTCTGATTTGATGTACTGCGGATCAAATCCAACCATGGCAGTACAACAAGTCAACAGATAAACTGAATAGAAAGGAAGAGTCAGAGTGTACTAGGGATGTAACGGTGGAAAAAGTGAAAGAGGGGAATACCTTTTTTTCGCCATGACTACCATGACGATGATTGCACTGATTTTCCCCTTCCTTTTTTCTCACAGCACGCTGCTCATAGTGAGATCGCTTTCGTCTGAAAAGCGGAACGGAAAGCGACTTGCATCAAATGTCAACCCGATTTTTCGTGCTGAAATTGTCATCCGggccgcgtataagaggtaccgtgtatctcggggaccgcctgtacaacTATGAcaatttgttgcttgggaattgtgttcaaaccaaacaaatcacCTTGCAAAGGTGCGTTCCGTTATGAAAATGTGCTTTTACAACGTAGCAATCCTGCTTGATATATACAAGCACGTTAATTAAACGCATCAAAACAGTAAGTTTTATATTTTCCTAttgttaatttcattaaacCTTGCAGTTGTCATCTCTTTTAGTAACGATGTACAACAACCGTTCTTGTCCGCATACACCGGCACCGCGGAAAGCCGGGCCACGGTTTCCCATGTCGGCTGCAATACTGGAAACTCCCTCCATAATGAGCTCGTTTCGAGAGCTGGAACAACCGAACGGTGCTGCGAATGCATCCCATCCACCAGCTCCAAAGCAGTTTATCATGTCGTATTCGTCTAATGTGCCTAATGGCAGAAATGGATGTGTAGAGAAAGCAACCGTTAATCAGCAAAGACATGATTTGAACGCTACACAATCATTAAACGGTTCCTTTCTGGATTGCAGTTTTAGTTCTAGCTTCACTACATCCATACCGGTACATAACAGAAAAGTTTCTTTAGCTAACTCAAGCACCAACAATCTTAAAACAAACGCTGAACTCAAGGGATGGTCGGCCTCATCCAAACCGACAGTGGGATTGCAAAACTTGCATCGTTCAGGTGCATCATCCGGTGGAGGTTCAAACGTCACTTGTCCTCCCTACACCGGAACAACATTTGGGCATGAAAAACGAAAGCATCCAGCAGAACATAGCGCTTCAAAATACAGTAAAACTACGGCTGCAAACTTCCCAAAAGGATCGTCAACCCTGACGGCAGCTACCAGTGACGTTTCCGGCGGTACGCAGCAGCAGAACCTCAAACCAGCTTCCCTGCGCATCCTTTCCGGTACGATCGAGCACCTGCAGAAAGCGATCCGTGAGCAGGGAAGACAGGTTCCGTTGCTGCTGGAAACCGTTGCTAACGTGATTAGCATCAAACCCGGCACGAAAGGGAAGGAGAAGATTATCCTGCTGCGGCACCGAAACCAAGGCCCGGTAATGCAGGGTGTGTTCTACGAGATCGACCAAGATTTACCACCGCTGGCACCGGGCGATCTGGTACGCTGTGTCGGACGGCTTCAACCCGTGGGAAGCCGGTTGCAGATACTGAAAATAAACCGTACCACGGAAGCGTACGGTCGGACGATTATGCGCCTGCAGACGGTCAGCGCATTCACTGCAAAGGTGAGACGATAGAAATTCGGTTTCCTTTTTGCGGTTCCtatttttatctttaattTATTACATTCAAAAAACGCGCTTGCGGGTGCCGTTGCAGCACAATCGGCTAATTAATACACTATTACGACAATTGTTTGTACTAAATGCACTATTATTGTAAAAACGAAAACTATAAATGAACTTTTTTTGCCCCTAGACGCACACGTGATGATGTAGTAcagtgtttttgttatttacaaAATGAAGCGACCAACAAAAGCCTTAAAATACAAGTTGATTATTCTACTTTCTAACATAGACTAAAACAACACCCGAGTTAAGCTTCACATACGCACGTTAGTCCGTTTTTCGTTGCAAAAAGGAACGAAATGTTAAAGCATAAtaattagtaaaaaaaaaataaataagataAACGAGTAATGCGGTGTGCGCCACGATAGTTGATGCAAATGGATTGCACAGTTCCAAAAAATCTCATCGCCTTACATCATCTGCCGGAATGCGAAAGCAATAGTATATGTAGCTGCCCACGTTTCATATTAGAGCACATGGAGGCACTTTTCGGAGCAAAGCGGGCACACacggtgtgttgttttgtttttaatgggGACGTTCTCCATGGTCCACGATGCGTGCCCTACTCATTGACGAGAAGTACAATTAAGAATCCAACCACGCCGCTCAGCAGGGCAGTTATGTAGGGTAGGTGAAACCGGCGTTCCTTGCTGGGTGGTCCACCACGGTAGCTACAAATAGGATTGGAAAATTAGATCAATGAATATTTTCAATCCATTTCTAGGTACTCCAACAGCTCCCATGAAGAGTTTTTGAAGATTATGCGTGATTGAACGTGGACGAAATATTACGGTGAGTATTCAATCTTTATGCTATCGTTAACTTTAAGGTGCTGTTTGAAGAATTTGACTTATCAAATTAAGTAAGAGCCTCATAAGATTGCTTTGCCACAAGCCATATTAGCTCCATCTCCTAGTTGAGCATAGCTTTAACTGATTTTTTCTTCGATTCATACGATTGCATACATGGCCTCAATTTAAACTAATTGCCTTGCAATAGATtgttttcaataaataaataaataaataaataaataaatattaaatctCTTACACCCTAAAGTCCTATTTGACTAGGAGCACTTGGACTTGAAGCACCCAATAAGAAAAGAACCGAGGAACAGTTACGTTAAATACTCAGTGCAATATTTCTTCAACATTAAACTAGGGaaaatttgtaattttaaagCCTTTATTGATATTACCCACACGGGTAGGCCATGcacaaaaatgtaataaacaaataatacaTACCGTTTCTTCGAGGCCGAAAACGGTGTCGGTGGATTGACCCCCGGAATGCTGCTGTCCAGGTAGATGATGTACCAGGTAAACGACGAAAGCAGCAGCCCGAAAGCGACCGCATACAGCGTATGCGACACCGTACCAGCCTGCTGGAGAAGGTTTTCCATCTTCCACGAGAAGGTCGGCAGTCGGACACGGGTACACCGGTCTAAGAAATCTTGCCACACATTATCCACCACTGTGACGACTCGGGAACCGATCGATCGGTATGATTCTGTGTGAGGGGGAACAAacggaaaaaaatatgtttagtATCTCGATTTTAGTTTAGGACCTGATAACGATTGATTTATCATACAAATTGGATTAAGCTCGCCGTATCTTACAAAACACCGGGGCGTGTATTAAACGGAACGTACCGAGACCGAGGTTATTTATAAAGGCACAAGATTAGATGACTACACATGCAACCTTTGTACGGGAGGAGATTGAGGAACTGAAGCTGATGATTTCATCAAACCCTCTCGAAAACATCGCGGCACGTCCGGCAACTGCCACGCATTCGACCgaatgcaaacacaaacaaacggacGGCACACGACGAGCCGAACCGGCGGGAAGGTGGACGCACATGGCCCTCCTCCCAACCCAAAAGTGGGATGGTAATATCTCACATGTAAATAGTTACTCAatacagacagacacacacatacacacatagtGGATGTATTGCAACCTTTTCCCTGCACCCTTTGTATATGGTACTAACCCAGATCGAAGGACGGAAGCAGATATTTGATGGAAACCGCAAGCGTTGTGGCGACGGCTAGCAAGATCAGCGTTTGCTTCGTGTCGATGGCATTCTTCTCCCGGTCGGATGGAGCTCCCTGGACACCCTTCAGGTCGGAAAGCTCCATATCGGACCCGTTGAACGATAGCCTTCGGGGACGCTGGTGCGGTTGCACATCGGCCATTCCTTTCGTCCCATTGCCGTACCATTTTTCCGCCCCGACGGGCATAATACCACCGCCGACTACTGCTGTTCCGTTGTTGTGATTCTGTGCCGCACTCTCAACGTGTATTGAAGACGACATTATACTTCAAACTGGCTGTTTTTCGTTCAATTCGATATGGGTCACGAACCGGTGCACACAGAATTGGAataaaatttgtaaaacaaaatacacaaacactaaCACGCGCGCTCACAAACGGTATGTGATGCGCTCGGTGTGCTGTGAATGCGCTTGCGTGGGATGGCGACGTGCGTGTTTACGGTGGTGTGGTGCATTTAGCTGAATCACACTGCTGCAACCTACACACTCTGCTTAGTTTTCGCTTTCGATACCAACCCACGCGTGGTACCGAAACAATCGTTCCTCCGTTATTTCGGTAACTATTTCTGGCCACCACGCAACCACCACTGCTTTAACGGGATCGATGCAGTAAAGCTCAACTTTGTTGTAATAACACTTTGATGACCTTCTAGAATGTGACGACACCAGGCCGCTTGTGGTTGTGTGGTTGTGAACGCCTCCACACAGTAACAGGAGGGTAACGGGCACTTTTTTGTACACGAAATCAGATATGTAAAAGCACACGAAGCCGAACACCAGCGCTGCGTACAGATACGCggcagaaagaaaacaacgcGATGTGATGCGCCAGGTAAATAAAGCCCTTTTCTTCCTCCCCGCTTATTCCTCTTCAACAAATCGTTACGATTTTTTAAACGTAGCCATACCCATGGATTGACTTCTTGAAATGCACACTGGAGATAGAAAGGATCAAATGCTTGTTGATCAAATAAATATGAGGTTTAATGCTTtccaaattaattttaataatataaaaacGAATTCCTCCTGTTTTCCAAAAATATTATATAATAGATTTTATTTCCTTCATACACATCACTGGACGGATCCGACTTTTTTAAATGGAATTTACTTTTCTGAAAAGGgttttttctaaaattttttatttacattggTTTTTAGGATATTTAACAAAAGAACAAGAATAAATTCGTAAGATAATAAATATATGATATTTTGCATCTTTTAAGCATCATTGATCGAGATGCCGATTCTGTatgatttttaaattcaaattataaGCATGTTTTTAAGCAAGTTCTACAGCAAGTacttattaatattatttaggAGGGACAGCTAAACCTGGGTAAGATCGCAAATGTTTATGAAAAATTTACAACAGCTTCGGACGACGGGAACGATACTAGAAATTAATTCGGCCCCCAATATTGAATCGCGACTTGTAAGAAAGCGATATAGGTACACGCTTTCCGACAACGCTTATTGAAAAAAGTAAAGATAAACACTCACCGGTTTTCCAGTTTTATTggccgtgtctgtgctccgtTAGATGCGATTTGATCTGAAGGCCTGTCAacattttatatgggatttgacagataacgtcggacgtttataataaaaattgatttcGTCGGACGTCGCATCCGatgttatctgtcaaactaatTGTATGGTGTTTTGTAGGAACAACTTCAACCTATTTTTTCATCGTTAAATGCCATGCGACAAGGCGCAGACACGGCCCTTAAAAACTGCGAGATTACTtatgttttttattgcttttttctattatattttttgtttgaataatttattttttttacaaattacaTATTTCATCAAAAGATTCATTATTTatccttacaaaaaaaaatatctaaaaccATATTGCTATGCTATAGTTCTAGgcgtacaggcggtccccgagatacacggttaatggggaccgaaaacggccgcaaaataccgcgtatctcgaatttccgcgtaagtcgaatctcgtgatttccagccaaaatatcactaattttcgtgaaattttgcaagtagggggtggttttagccaccaaattaattatttggtatgattctactgaattgaacaggTTTAAACgatttgaaatggtatttcacattcgatcaatacggaaattatttggtatttcacaatggatttgtcaaattagtacaatttgctcaaagaactgtcaaatttggaaaaccgcgtatctccgaatctgcgtataagaggtaccgtgtatctagGGGACCGCCTatatattgttttgttttttcgcacatggttaaccgtagagttggcaaccagatttacacacgtaagtgggcaaccggcatacccgggtattccacacgttttgatgcaaaaaattaacgattttcataggtaaacaatgctttctatattttaatgctgtaagcaagtaatgccgaccatatattctcttctattttatttattcattaagtttttttcattttattataaaaataacggtcaaattgaaattttgaatcgcttgaatttgactcgaaaataagcacaatacgaaaagaggaagaagagaaacgtcattctccatacaaaatgtatggaatacctgggaatgctggttgccaacttacgtggtaaagttaaaaaaaattcaaaataaaatacttacaggctatttaaaattacaacttatgcaccaaaaaatcataaattaaaagttgagaggctacggaaaatttcaggtcaataaaagcaatgaatcaaaagttattgcagttcgaagttgaaaaaaatacccgggtatccggttgccaacttaaaggttaaaaatACTTACCCCATTCCGATACAATAGTGTAGTAAAAAATTACACTGAGACAGAAATTTGACGCCACTGGCACTGACAGTGCAATACGCAACATTCAAACTATACCAATACTAAAAATTAATTCGTTTAAATAATTACGAATAGAGAACCAGAAatataaacacaaaaatatcTCTAAAAAAAGAGGATAATTTTTATGTCCATGTTGTCTACACTATGCAACGGTATTTTCGCAACGCGTGACGTTTCTTGTTTGGCGCGTTTTTTGCGCTGTAAGCAAAACATGTGTTCCGTTACAGGCGCTAAACACAATTTgcttttctctcgctctccatGAACTTGAAACTGCCAGACACAACACCaaacagaagagaaaaaagagtaatattattactatttgtttcatttcagcAGCGAAATAATCTTAGTGttagtacacacacaaaaggcaTGTTTTGATGGCGCCGTTCCAAAAATTAAATCTATTATAAATAAACCGACAAGAGACGGGCGCTCGCTCGTTTCTTGCGCGCATGTCCAATAGCCAATTGCAATGTCACCAGTAGGGGCCGGGGAAAACAAACTTTCCCCCGTGCGAGCCAGAGAAAGGGGAAAACATGTTTCGCTCGTCCACAAACAGAACGCTTCTCCGAGGTCGGGCGAGCAAACGACGCGCGCTGACCAGAGATAGTATAGTGGTGCAACCACCTGTAATGTGCAAAAGTGTCGTGTCGTTCGAGTGGTAGTAGTGCAATGGCACCTGTTCTGAAAGATAAATCCTCGTGAGTAGCACCGCACCGCAATACGCACGACCTTCCCTGAAGGCCGACTCAGGCAAgaaagcaagcagcagcagcagcaacaacagtccGTCACACAATCGCTCTCTTATCAGCCGTGAAGCGATATCGATTTTTAGTGTGAACGTGAATCGATTGCAGCCCATACATTCACACCTGTTCTGCCCAGTTCTCGATGGACCGAGCAGAATGTCGACGGCGTACAAGCACCTGTACTCGTGTGTAACGTTTCTGATATTCGTGTTTGTGCTAAACTTTTACAAAAACCGTATCCATGTGAGCCGCGAACGGGAGGCATCGGTTCGGGCTGCCACAAAACTGAAACGTGCCGGAGCACTCAACCGACCACATCCGGTGGAGAGTGTTGGGGAAGCGTTTCTCCTCGACTTTTCCTATCTGGATTGGGAGGTGGAAGGTGAGGAACCGAGCTGGCAGTGGGACCGTTCCAAGCAGTACCCGGGACGATGTCTCGATGTGgaggtgttttttgtgtttgggtCGAAAAGTACGACGACCGTGCGGCGGAGAATGGCCGGAGACGGACCGGAAGGGCTACACTACAAGAGCACGGTACTACAGCAGCAGTCGGGCGGTGAGCGGGGCAAGCGAAAGGACCCCGAGCCGGACAATGGTGTACCGAACTCGTCCATCTACGTGTTTCTGTCCgtgctggtggtgttggtgctggCGGCCGGTGTCGACATTGCTAAACATCTTACCGGGACGGGCGGTAGGCGCGAGGATGCCCAGCGTCGCTTGTCGCTGCAGAACTATCAGGCCCTGATAagggaaaagcaaaagcagTTCCGTATGATGAAGCAACACTACTCGCAACCGTCGATGAGCATACAGCGCTCGGTCGATGAGTCAGCGGCCACGTTTGCACGCATGGAGGATACGCCGAtgatgccgccgccgccagcgCCGGTCGGAAGGTCGTTGGTGgggaaatcgattccggcacCGCTGCTGAGACGCCAATCCGTTCCGACACTGATGCGAAGCCAGCTGGCAatggtgggtggtggtggtggtggagcggCAAGCACTTTTGCTGCGGCACAGCCAACCTACGGACGGCGCACGTCGATCGATGCGTTCTGGGATGTGGATATGGCGAATTCGGGTCCCATGCCGAGCAATGGATCACCGCAGGAAGTGCGAAGACGTGTCCGGATGCTACATCGCCACTAGTATCACCACCTTTTTCGTGTTGGCTTTAGTGTGTAAGGGTGATTCATTGTGTAAACGATCGCACTCGCCGATCTTTACACGCCAAGTGTACGAATAATCGTAATGAACTATTCGATGTGATCTCTTGATGTAAGATTTTAGAGCTtaaacctctctctctccctcacgGTGACTGTGTGTATTTTCTTCTGCAAAGATTGAACTTTTTTAAATGAACTTTGAATAACACTACACTGCTGGTACAATCTAAACTTAAGACAATGTGAACACGAGAACGAGAAGGGGATTCTATTTTCAGGCGCGTTTTTAGTGCACAAAAGATGTTtgcatatttatatattatCTGTATTTAATCGTAAGTGCAACTgaagaaaacattttaaaaccaaataatACACGCACTTGTATTAAATACAGGACAGAGAAGACAGCATGAAACCAAAAAAGGATTTCATAGCTACGTAATAGCTGGCGTTGTGAAAAAATAATGGAATTCAATCTATCTACACCCTTAAAACGTTACACGGAATGTAACATTCACTGAACTGAtctagaatttaaaaaaaaactatatggAAACTATTCATCGTATCAAACACGTGGGAATTATGTCAAGGGGCGCTTAAAATTTGTATCACTCACGCGCACATTTGTGGTCGATTGACCTTTTCCCTTGTACTTTCCCACAACAGGCACATATGTGTACGAAGTAAAGGATTATCAAGGATGGGAAGTCAACCAGATGGGGCACGAATTACATCGATACCGTTATGGAAGATCGTTCACACATTATTTTATAAGTTCTGTTAACCGGCAATGTCTCAATGACCTAATTTACACCCTCACCTCCTCTACGACCGGCATCATACCCGGGTACCCCATACATGTtgtatgttattatttttcaaactaAAACTACAATAACTTTTGTTGTATTGAAAATTAAAGTTTCAAATTTTGTACAAACGTACGGACATTAGTCTTATTTACTTTAGTGAAGGAatgggaattttaaaatctagtttactatttttgaatattgttttctgttgttgaacattgaaacttttttcattcattcttcatatgatttttaattaaataatactcttttcttttttaactATAGTCAATATTATAAAGAATATATGCTTGGTAATTACATAAATTCATAAATATAGAATTACATAAAGAATACTAATTCTGCAACACTTTTCTCTGTTGGTAATATGTTTTATAATTGTAATGTAATTAGAAGAGAGTAAATTTGAGGAAAAAGTAGAACATATATACAACAGCATAAAATAACATACAATAGCAGCATTGAAGGTTGcccttgaaaaaaaaaatgattgtcatatattacaaaatataaaaaaatagtaactGAACTTCTAAAATTCCCGTTTCGTTAAAAGAGTAAATAAGACTAGTGCCTTTATAtttaaaccaaatttgaaatttcaataTGAATTACATAAAAAGTTATGAATGTTTCAATATTAAAAGCTATCACTTCCCATAGAAAATATATGGGATGCTCGGGTATGCCGGTCGTAGAAATATAGAGGGATCAaaagaaaatatgtttaaaaatattctagattttttgaaaaatacgttCATCATGTGCCCtcagtaaaaattaaatttccaaaagatacgtgaaaaaattaagtagctcccattttctaataaaaagttataaagtttgaaaatgaaaatcattCCCGGGGAATCCGGTCGTAGAGCTAAAGGTTAAGACGCATGTCGATGGCATCGGATCGATGTCACTTTGTCGTGTGTTTTTCGTTAAGAAACTGATTTTCTGTTACTGATTGctttaaaaacacattttttttaaaaatgacTTGGGTCGAATTTGGGGAAGCAAACCAGCAGAGTGCCGTCCTAGGGGCTGTAAGTGTATGCACAATCAGATTTTTTACTACCTTCAAGAGCCAAGAATAGCCACACTAAAGACTATTAAAGTGACTAGCACCAGAACTGTAACAACGATACGACATTTAACCGGCGTTTCGTTGGCGGAAAGAAtcttaaaaaatgtttattttaaaaggaTTAATTTTAACTCAATCAACACGAAGTGGAAATGCACTTAAATTACCATTTGCAAAACTAAGCTACAGCACATTTTCCGGACGCAGAAAAGGCAGGAAATAGTACGCGATAATTATAGAaaatattgtattgtattgtttgtAGTATTAAATAGTTACTCTATACACACATCTCGAACATATAACAAAGGGAGGGGGTGGGCGGGATCGCAACGTCTCAACAAATGCCACCTGCCTTTACCTATTCCCCCTTGCGTACACGCACCATCAGTTG
This genomic interval from Anopheles merus strain MAF chromosome 3L, AmerM5.1, whole genome shotgun sequence contains the following:
- the LOC121598641 gene encoding uncharacterized protein LOC121598641; its protein translation is MYNNRSCPHTPAPRKAGPRFPMSAAILETPSIMSSFRELEQPNGAANASHPPAPKQFIMSYSSNVPNGRNGCVEKATVNQQRHDLNATQSLNGSFLDCSFSSSFTTSIPVHNRKVSLANSSTNNLKTNAELKGWSASSKPTVGLQNLHRSGASSGGGSNVTCPPYTGTTFGHEKRKHPAEHSASKYSKTTAANFPKGSSTLTAATSDVSGGTQQQNLKPASLRILSGTIEHLQKAIREQGRQVPLLLETVANVISIKPGTKGKEKIILLRHRNQGPVMQGVFYEIDQDLPPLAPGDLVRCVGRLQPVGSRLQILKINRTTEAYGRTIMRLQTVSAFTAKVLQQLP
- the LOC121598642 gene encoding uncharacterized protein LOC121598642 — translated: MSSSIHVESAAQNHNNGTAVVGGGIMPVGAEKWYGNGTKGMADVQPHQRPRRLSFNGSDMELSDLKGVQGAPSDREKNAIDTKQTLILLAVATTLAVSIKYLLPSFDLESYRSIGSRVVTVVDNVWQDFLDRCTRVRLPTFSWKMENLLQQAGTVSHTLYAVAFGLLLSSFTWYIIYLDSSIPGVNPPTPFSASKKRYRGGPPSKERRFHLPYITALLSGVVGFLIVLLVNE